The following coding sequences lie in one Ignavibacteria bacterium genomic window:
- a CDS encoding lysophospholipid acyltransferase family protein yields the protein MDFKNRFEYFLFTSFVRVFSIIGIKRARHAAHFLAFLFYYVIPIRKSTVQGNLKLAFPDLSARELKRLSYRCYYSFAVTLIEIMCIPELKIGELKKMVYCPDLELIRKKFDEGKGVLMLTAHFGNWELGAISVSAQLGIPMYVAAKPQRNNLVGSWLTMMREKFGNKVVMLGMSFRNIFKELKNRHLIGLVGDQRGDPDGPRVNFMGLSSAVYPGTAVLAIRTGAPVIVCIIARQEDYSYRAFVEIIETSELEGTDDDKIIEINQRYSSILEKYIRIYPEQWLWMHKRWKY from the coding sequence GTGGATTTTAAAAACAGGTTCGAATACTTTCTATTTACATCATTTGTAAGAGTTTTCAGTATTATAGGTATAAAACGGGCCAGGCATGCGGCCCATTTCCTGGCGTTCCTTTTCTATTATGTCATTCCTATAAGGAAATCTACTGTTCAGGGCAACCTTAAGCTCGCTTTTCCTGACCTTTCAGCCAGGGAATTAAAACGCCTTTCATACAGGTGCTATTACAGTTTTGCTGTCACTCTTATCGAGATTATGTGCATTCCGGAGCTTAAAATCGGGGAGCTGAAAAAAATGGTATACTGCCCTGATCTCGAACTTATCCGGAAAAAGTTTGATGAAGGCAAAGGAGTATTAATGCTTACGGCCCATTTCGGAAACTGGGAGCTCGGGGCAATTTCAGTAAGCGCTCAGCTCGGAATTCCTATGTATGTTGCGGCAAAACCGCAGCGCAACAATCTCGTCGGCAGCTGGCTGACCATGATGAGGGAAAAGTTCGGCAACAAAGTGGTTATGCTCGGTATGTCTTTTAGAAACATATTTAAGGAACTCAAAAACCGCCATTTAATTGGACTTGTCGGCGACCAGAGGGGGGACCCCGACGGCCCAAGAGTCAACTTCATGGGCCTCAGCTCTGCAGTATACCCCGGAACAGCCGTGCTTGCAATAAGAACAGGAGCCCCCGTAATTGTCTGCATTATTGCCCGCCAGGAAGACTATTCCTACAGGGCTTTCGTGGAAATAATTGAAACCTCAGAGCTCGAAGGAACTGATGACGATAAAATAATTGAAATTAACCAGCGTTATAGTTCCATACTGGAAAAGTATATCAGGATTTATCCAGAACAGTGGCTTTGGATGCATAAAAGGTGGAAATACTGA
- a CDS encoding glycosyltransferase family 9 protein has translation MNREKILVIQTAFIGDAILTLPMLKKLKDIYPDSTIDVVTTPQASGIFRASPYTYKVYSYDKKGKDRSFMSLLRFAGKIKSEGYTRIYSPHRSFRTSMLVLLSGVRETYGFSNASLRQVYKNIVPYNSSHHEVQRNLELLERGSLTSDWRILPEVVAETEEKKKVTEFMAEVTRSIAQNGAAAGVKSASGVKFAAVAPGSVWMTKRFPKERFIEVINYLISCSYTVLLIGGKEDQEYSSGIASMFDGSVISTAGQFSIIETIEILRQCKVLVSNDSAPTHFGMCADIPVLTIYCSTVAAFGFYPYNSKSKYVSYDDLSCKPCGIHGRTQCPLKTFDCAYKLDIRTIARAIEEITADV, from the coding sequence ATGAACAGGGAAAAAATACTGGTAATTCAGACTGCCTTCATTGGAGACGCAATTCTAACGCTCCCAATGCTTAAAAAGCTTAAGGATATCTATCCCGATTCAACTATCGATGTTGTAACTACACCCCAGGCAAGCGGAATATTCAGGGCAAGCCCCTATACTTATAAGGTATATTCGTACGATAAAAAGGGGAAGGACCGCTCATTTATGAGCCTTCTTAGGTTTGCCGGGAAGATTAAAAGCGAAGGCTATACCAGGATTTACTCTCCTCACCGCTCTTTTAGAACCTCCATGCTCGTTTTGCTTTCGGGGGTAAGGGAAACCTACGGGTTTTCAAACGCCTCCTTACGTCAGGTCTATAAAAATATCGTACCCTATAACTCCAGCCATCATGAGGTTCAAAGAAATCTTGAACTGCTTGAGCGTGGCTCTCTTACTTCAGACTGGAGGATCCTGCCCGAGGTTGTTGCTGAAACAGAAGAGAAAAAGAAAGTTACTGAATTCATGGCGGAAGTTACCCGTTCCATAGCCCAAAACGGAGCGGCGGCAGGCGTTAAATCGGCCTCAGGTGTTAAGTTTGCAGCTGTTGCGCCAGGTTCAGTATGGATGACAAAGAGATTTCCAAAAGAAAGATTTATAGAGGTTATAAATTACCTCATTTCCTGTTCCTATACAGTTCTTCTGATCGGAGGCAAAGAAGACCAGGAATACTCAAGCGGGATTGCTTCCATGTTTGATGGCAGTGTGATTTCAACAGCAGGACAGTTTTCCATAATAGAGACAATTGAAATTTTAAGGCAGTGCAAAGTACTCGTTTCAAATGACAGTGCGCCAACGCACTTTGGTATGTGTGCGGATATTCCTGTCCTGACCATCTATTGCTCCACTGTTGCCGCTTTCGGATTCTACCCATATAACTCAAAGAGTAAATATGTGAGCTACGATGACCTTTCCTGCAAGCCATGCGGAATCCACGGCAGAACTCAGTGCCCTCTGAAGACATTTGATTGTGCATATAAACTGGATATCAGAACAATTGCACGGGCAATTGAGGAAATTACAGCAGACGTCTGA
- a CDS encoding M23 family metallopeptidase, whose product MNLQKLKDIKDFSLLIIPSHQGIQTKSHRLGITKMLIYMSAYSFFIFVIILLLLIGTPAGNILMMKNDAALREQNKKLFQLNRKVLLLTHELQGISAANKRLKLAIAMGDSNLAKTMRLSGQDKTQKGNPLGGDIYAVVEKFFREKMPYAGLFSEKKGIYFLKPVGNAFISRGFDASKGHMGIDFAVRTGTSVTAAASGYVAFSGYTADDGYMLILVHDEGYITIYKHCSGLTKKIRDRVVQGETIALSGNTGLATTGPHLHFEIWKEGQVIDPKDLLIN is encoded by the coding sequence ATGAACTTACAGAAACTCAAAGATATAAAGGATTTCTCCCTCTTAATTATTCCAAGCCATCAGGGGATCCAGACTAAAAGCCACAGGCTTGGCATTACGAAAATGCTCATCTACATGTCAGCATATTCTTTTTTTATATTTGTCATTATTTTATTATTATTAATTGGCACTCCTGCCGGTAACATCCTCATGATGAAAAATGACGCCGCTCTAAGAGAACAGAATAAAAAACTGTTCCAGCTGAATAGAAAAGTGCTTCTGCTTACGCACGAACTGCAGGGGATTTCAGCAGCAAATAAAAGACTTAAACTGGCAATTGCCATGGGCGATTCTAACCTGGCTAAGACAATGAGGCTTTCCGGGCAGGATAAAACACAGAAGGGAAACCCCCTGGGGGGTGACATTTATGCCGTCGTTGAAAAGTTTTTCCGGGAGAAAATGCCCTATGCTGGCTTGTTCTCTGAAAAAAAAGGAATATATTTCCTGAAACCTGTAGGCAACGCATTCATTAGCCGTGGATTTGACGCCTCAAAAGGGCATATGGGAATCGATTTTGCTGTCAGAACCGGTACCTCAGTTACGGCTGCGGCTTCTGGCTATGTGGCTTTCTCAGGCTATACGGCAGACGACGGCTATATGTTAATCTTAGTCCATGATGAGGGCTATATTACTATCTATAAGCACTGCTCGGGCCTTACAAAAAAGATACGTGACAGAGTTGTGCAGGGAGAAACGATTGCTTTGAGCGGAAATACGGGGCTCGCTACAACGGGGCCTCATCTGCATTTTGAGATCTGGAAGGAAGGGCAGGTAATTGATCCTAAAGACCTATTAATTAACTAA
- a CDS encoding PorV/PorQ family protein gives MKNIKISLVLLLLVLAAAQSVYAGGGNRNGTAGAAQLLIPVGTRGIAMGGATLTNATGPEAIYWNPANLSRAQNTTNVMLSQMSYIADIGVSYGAVSTNIEGLGALGLSIKGLNIGDIQTTTVDNPDGTGQTFTPQFLTLGVTYSRMLSDRIAVGLTANYISEKIDRVSATGYAFNVGISYQNLGNISGLSFAVVMKNIGPQMQYDGPGLYVKGSSSELLRGEQYYKMTSAPFELPSTLELGLGYKYDINSENALQLSSSFQNTNFYGDEYKVGAEYGFNNLFFVRGGYAYVSDINRDDVTFGPTAGAGLNYQADGFDFKFDYAFRQTKFFNANHVFSVSFGF, from the coding sequence ATGAAGAATATAAAAATTAGTTTAGTTTTATTGCTTTTAGTCCTCGCGGCTGCACAGTCTGTCTATGCGGGAGGCGGCAACCGTAATGGTACTGCTGGTGCTGCCCAATTATTAATACCTGTCGGTACACGCGGTATTGCTATGGGTGGCGCTACTTTGACAAATGCAACAGGCCCGGAAGCCATTTACTGGAATCCGGCCAACCTTTCAAGAGCTCAGAATACAACCAATGTTATGCTCTCACAGATGAGTTACATCGCCGATATCGGTGTTTCTTACGGTGCAGTTTCAACTAACATTGAAGGTCTTGGCGCTCTTGGTCTTTCTATTAAGGGCCTTAATATCGGTGATATCCAGACTACTACTGTTGATAACCCTGATGGTACAGGCCAGACTTTTACACCTCAGTTCCTGACACTCGGCGTTACTTATTCAAGAATGCTGAGCGACAGAATTGCTGTTGGTTTAACTGCAAACTATATCTCTGAAAAGATCGACCGTGTAAGCGCTACCGGCTATGCCTTTAACGTTGGTATTTCTTACCAGAACCTTGGTAACATCAGCGGTTTAAGCTTTGCTGTAGTCATGAAAAACATCGGTCCTCAGATGCAGTACGACGGTCCGGGCCTCTATGTTAAAGGCTCTTCCTCAGAACTGCTCAGAGGTGAACAGTATTATAAAATGACTTCTGCACCTTTTGAACTCCCTTCAACCTTAGAGTTGGGACTTGGATACAAGTATGACATCAACAGCGAAAACGCTCTGCAGCTGTCATCTTCTTTCCAGAATACCAACTTCTATGGCGATGAGTACAAGGTTGGTGCTGAATACGGCTTCAATAACTTATTCTTCGTACGCGGCGGTTATGCCTACGTTTCTGACATCAACAGAGACGACGTAACTTTCGGTCCTACTGCCGGTGCAGGATTAAATTATCAGGCCGACGGTTTTGATTTCAAGTTTGACTATGCATTTAGACAGACAAAATTCTTTAATGCAAACCATGTATTTTCGGTTTCATTCGGATTTTAA
- a CDS encoding AtpZ/AtpI family protein, translated as MQKPEKHNDPSDKNSSPENYPGRKYAEIGPYLGLGVQLAASIVLMFFLGYWLDGKLGTGPVLTIVMSFFGGFAGIYNVIKTVLEINRKNKNEKGT; from the coding sequence ATGCAAAAGCCGGAAAAACATAATGACCCTTCGGATAAAAACTCTTCACCTGAGAACTATCCCGGGAGAAAATATGCCGAAATAGGCCCTTACCTGGGCTTGGGGGTTCAACTGGCGGCTTCAATTGTACTGATGTTCTTTCTCGGCTACTGGCTCGACGGAAAGCTGGGAACTGGCCCTGTTCTTACTATCGTTATGTCGTTCTTTGGCGGTTTTGCCGGCATTTACAACGTAATTAAGACAGTTTTAGAGATAAACAGGAAGAATAAAAATGAAAAAGGTACTTAG
- a CDS encoding GWxTD domain-containing protein: MKKIQLIAILFVLSFWGQSYAQGKLNFDFDYARFGYDSVSNYVEFYYSFGQSQLTLYRKDTAHFVGATLHIEITDTVANKVVLNKDWKIENAVRDTSKAGMNKNLIGVVGLVIPRGVFKCVVSGQDAVNKNKTKLIVETIKVEPLIGGNLSLSDIELSSNIRQENADSNSIFYKNTLEVQPNPTMIFGEGVPVLFYYTEIYNMMQDSLKGNLKLHTLLVNSKGYKLNEKVKPITRGSLSRVDVGTLNLTKYPTDTYTLIIDAIDSAGNYGISSSKRFYVYNPSVVDTFKQVAGKTDMLGSEFGVLSSEECDQMFEICKYIASGNETSQYGKLDNVEAKRDFLFQFWKKRDQDPATPENEFKNQYMNRVRLANERYGTINRKGMKTDRGRVLVLYGEPDEIDRYPSDLDKKPYEIWHYNQIEGGVIFVFGDVSGFSDYQLLHSTKRGELRDDNWSRRIVTAE; this comes from the coding sequence ATGAAAAAAATCCAACTCATAGCAATCTTGTTTGTTCTTTCTTTCTGGGGTCAGAGCTATGCACAGGGCAAGTTAAATTTTGATTTTGATTACGCCAGGTTCGGCTACGACAGCGTGTCGAATTATGTCGAGTTTTATTATTCCTTCGGGCAAAGCCAGCTGACTTTGTACAGGAAAGACACGGCTCATTTTGTCGGGGCAACTTTACACATTGAGATTACCGATACCGTGGCTAATAAGGTCGTGCTTAACAAGGACTGGAAGATTGAAAATGCTGTAAGAGATACCTCAAAGGCAGGAATGAACAAAAACCTCATCGGCGTCGTGGGCCTTGTTATCCCGCGCGGTGTCTTTAAATGCGTGGTATCGGGGCAGGATGCCGTTAATAAGAACAAAACGAAGTTGATAGTTGAAACTATTAAGGTCGAACCCCTCATCGGGGGCAATCTGTCCTTAAGCGATATCGAACTATCGTCCAATATCAGGCAGGAAAATGCGGATTCAAATTCAATTTTCTATAAGAATACACTGGAAGTCCAGCCGAACCCTACTATGATCTTCGGCGAGGGCGTACCGGTACTGTTCTATTATACTGAAATCTATAATATGATGCAGGATTCACTTAAGGGCAACCTCAAGCTGCATACACTCCTGGTTAACAGCAAGGGTTATAAATTAAATGAAAAAGTAAAACCCATTACACGCGGAAGCCTCTCAAGAGTGGACGTAGGTACTCTAAACCTTACAAAGTATCCAACCGATACATATACACTCATTATAGATGCAATAGACAGCGCAGGCAATTATGGAATCTCTTCCTCAAAAAGATTTTACGTCTATAATCCATCTGTAGTCGATACATTTAAGCAGGTGGCTGGAAAAACCGATATGCTTGGAAGCGAATTCGGCGTCCTTAGCAGCGAAGAGTGCGACCAGATGTTCGAAATCTGCAAATATATTGCCTCAGGCAACGAAACTTCGCAGTACGGCAAACTCGACAACGTTGAAGCCAAAAGAGATTTCCTTTTCCAGTTCTGGAAAAAAAGAGACCAGGACCCTGCAACACCTGAAAACGAATTTAAGAACCAGTACATGAACAGGGTCAGGCTTGCAAACGAAAGGTACGGTACTATTAACCGAAAGGGAATGAAGACCGACCGCGGCAGAGTGCTTGTCCTTTACGGGGAACCTGATGAAATAGACAGATACCCCAGCGACCTCGATAAAAAGCCTTATGAAATCTGGCACTATAACCAGATCGAAGGCGGCGTCATTTTCGTCTTCGGTGATGTTTCAGGATTCTCAGACTACCAGCTTCTCCATTCAACCAAACGCGGTGAACTGAGAGACGATAACTGGTCAAGAAGAATTGTTACAGCCGAATAG
- a CDS encoding threonylcarbamoyl-AMP synthase: MTEERKGKFISIDDDISSAVKAASEIFRNNGVFAYPTDTIYGLGGNPFSREVVNRVARIKERDEKKKFILLIHDLPTLLRYTRVELDKHYDFLHKIWPNPISIILNLNAESARLLGQATAAFRIPHHKFCKMLLSEIERPLISTSINKAGNMPINERDVINYEFGNELDAIFYTEKKVVEKSSTLIDLTGNSPELLREGAVKFRDIMEVY; encoded by the coding sequence ATGACTGAAGAACGCAAGGGAAAATTTATTTCAATAGATGATGACATCAGTTCAGCCGTAAAGGCAGCTTCTGAAATATTTCGCAATAACGGGGTCTTTGCTTATCCTACCGATACCATATACGGACTGGGAGGTAATCCTTTCAGCAGGGAGGTCGTAAACAGGGTTGCCCGTATAAAGGAGCGCGATGAAAAAAAGAAATTCATTTTGCTCATCCATGACCTGCCTACACTTCTACGTTATACACGTGTGGAACTGGATAAGCATTACGACTTCCTTCATAAGATCTGGCCAAATCCAATTTCCATTATTCTTAACCTTAATGCCGAATCAGCCCGGCTCTTGGGGCAGGCAACGGCTGCTTTCAGAATCCCGCACCATAAGTTCTGTAAAATGCTCCTTTCGGAAATCGAAAGGCCCCTTATCTCTACCAGCATTAACAAGGCCGGCAATATGCCTATTAATGAAAGAGACGTCATTAACTACGAGTTCGGCAACGAACTCGACGCAATATTCTATACAGAGAAAAAGGTGGTTGAAAAAAGCTCAACGCTCATAGACCTGACCGGAAACAGCCCTGAACTTCTTCGTGAAGGTGCCGTAAAATTCAGGGATATTATGGAGGTTTATTAG
- a CDS encoding polymer-forming cytoskeletal protein: MEEVSIISKGVNLEGKFVSPGNVRIDGTVKGDIFVTGNLTLGESSEVNGEVRAENLTLSGKITGSVSVAEKVILEAKSYLKGDLVARILVVEPGAFFDGKCSMAEFESTTGELVSE, translated from the coding sequence ATAGAAGAGGTCAGCATTATCAGTAAAGGTGTTAACCTTGAGGGTAAATTCGTCAGCCCGGGAAACGTTAGAATTGACGGTACTGTTAAAGGGGATATTTTTGTTACCGGAAATCTTACTCTTGGCGAAAGCTCTGAGGTCAATGGCGAGGTAAGAGCTGAAAACCTGACGCTTAGCGGTAAGATTACCGGATCAGTATCTGTTGCTGAAAAGGTTATTCTGGAGGCCAAATCGTACCTCAAAGGTGACCTCGTAGCCAGAATACTGGTAGTTGAGCCGGGAGCATTTTTTGACGGAAAGTGCTCAATGGCTGAATTTGAAAGCACCACCGGAGAATTGGTATCTGAATAA